A portion of the Flavobacterium magnum genome contains these proteins:
- a CDS encoding type I restriction endonuclease subunit R, which yields MTREKKIEQSLIGKLIDLKYTYRTDIRDRFSLERNFREKFEALNRVRLSNSEFARLRDEIITPDVFAASKVLREKNYFQREDGTPLHYTLVNIKDWCKNDFEVINQLRINTENSNHRYDVVILINGLPVVQIELKGISISPRQAIQQIVDYKNDVGNGYTNSLMCFMQLFIVSNQYNTYYFANNRNQHFQFNADEQFLPVYQLADESNKKITNLDLFSEKFLSKCTLGEMISKYMVLVESEQKLLVMRPYQIYAVKAIMDCINQNRGNGYIWHTTGSGKTLTSFKASTLLKENHEIEKCLFVVDRKDLDRQTREEFNKFQEGSVEENTDTESLVRRLLSSDYSDKVIVTTIQKLGLALDDTKNYKERLKYLSNTRIVFIFDECHRSQFGDNHKAIKEFFPKAQLFGFTGTPIFSENSNYIVRENEEATYKTTESIFEKQLHAYTITHAIEDKNVLRFHIDYFKGKGDVNPKPGEAIAQQAVVDAIIEKHDAATNHRKFNAVLATSSINNAIEYYRLFKLAQQKKQETDVAYVPLNIACVFSPPAQLLAKEGDQKNAEDIKQLQEDLLQEKEDNKINPEEKKLALIEIIDDYNKQFKTNHTINEFDGYYQNLQARIKDQKYSNRDYAHNNKIDITIVVDMLLTGFDSKFLNTLYVDKNLKYHGLIQAFSRTNRVLNDTKPYGNILDFRSQQEQVNQAIALFSGESKDKAFKIWMVDPAPVVIEEYKKAVEALGTFLQENNLTYEPDEVYSLKGDSAKIAFVKNFKEVQRLKTQLDQYTDLDEKQKEVIENILPTDRLQSFRSSYLETAKQFKAIQDKEGNDAPEDVQQLDFEFVLFASAVIDYDYIMNLVADNLQMKPSKQKMTKHEIISLLSATANMMEEQEDLTDYINSLDWNTGQDVDKLRKGYQAFKDEKSDKVLTKIAIDHGVQKNELKAFVLNIMSRLIFDGEKLTDLLEPLELNWKERSVKEQALMTDLIPLLKKQAQGREISGLTAYE from the coding sequence ATGACAAGAGAAAAGAAAATTGAGCAAAGTCTAATTGGCAAGCTAATAGATTTAAAATATACTTATCGCACCGATATTCGCGATAGGTTTTCGCTTGAAAGAAACTTTCGGGAAAAATTTGAAGCGCTGAACCGTGTCCGTTTAAGTAATTCTGAATTTGCAAGATTGCGTGATGAAATAATAACTCCTGATGTTTTTGCAGCTTCAAAAGTCTTACGGGAGAAAAATTACTTTCAGCGTGAAGATGGAACACCTTTGCATTATACACTTGTAAATATAAAAGATTGGTGTAAAAATGACTTTGAAGTTATCAATCAATTACGCATAAATACAGAAAATAGCAACCATCGTTATGATGTAGTTATTTTGATTAATGGTCTTCCTGTCGTACAAATTGAACTAAAAGGTATCAGTATTTCTCCACGACAAGCAATACAACAAATTGTTGATTATAAAAACGATGTAGGAAATGGTTATACCAATTCACTCATGTGTTTTATGCAATTGTTTATTGTTAGTAATCAATATAATACTTACTACTTCGCTAATAACAGAAACCAACATTTTCAGTTTAATGCGGATGAACAGTTTTTACCTGTTTATCAATTAGCTGATGAAAGCAATAAAAAAATCACCAATTTAGATTTATTCTCCGAAAAGTTTTTGTCTAAATGTACTTTGGGCGAAATGATTAGCAAATACATGGTGCTTGTTGAAAGTGAACAAAAGCTTTTAGTGATGCGCCCTTACCAAATATATGCAGTAAAGGCGATCATGGATTGTATCAATCAAAATCGTGGTAACGGTTACATTTGGCATACTACCGGAAGCGGTAAAACCTTAACTTCTTTTAAAGCTTCTACCCTTTTAAAAGAAAATCATGAAATTGAAAAATGCTTGTTTGTTGTAGATAGAAAAGACCTTGACCGACAAACACGAGAAGAGTTCAATAAATTTCAAGAAGGAAGCGTTGAGGAAAATACCGATACCGAAAGTTTGGTTAGACGTTTACTGTCTTCTGATTATTCGGATAAAGTAATTGTTACTACCATTCAGAAATTAGGTTTAGCGCTTGATGATACTAAAAACTATAAAGAGCGATTAAAATATTTAAGTAACACTCGCATTGTGTTTATTTTTGACGAATGCCATCGTTCTCAATTTGGTGATAATCATAAAGCCATTAAGGAATTCTTTCCAAAAGCACAATTATTTGGCTTTACAGGAACGCCAATTTTTTCTGAAAACTCCAATTACATTGTTAGAGAAAACGAAGAAGCAACCTATAAAACTACCGAATCTATTTTTGAAAAACAATTGCATGCGTACACCATAACACACGCTATTGAAGACAAGAATGTATTGCGTTTTCATATTGATTACTTCAAAGGCAAAGGCGATGTAAACCCAAAACCAGGAGAAGCTATTGCACAACAAGCAGTTGTCGATGCTATTATAGAAAAACACGATGCAGCCACCAACCACAGAAAATTTAATGCCGTTTTAGCAACTTCTTCTATCAATAATGCTATTGAATATTATCGATTGTTCAAACTTGCGCAACAAAAAAAGCAAGAAACGGATGTAGCTTATGTGCCGCTTAACATTGCTTGTGTATTCTCTCCACCTGCCCAATTGTTGGCAAAAGAAGGTGACCAAAAAAATGCAGAAGACATTAAGCAATTGCAAGAAGATTTACTTCAAGAAAAAGAAGACAATAAGATAAATCCGGAAGAAAAGAAATTAGCGCTGATTGAAATTATTGACGATTATAACAAACAATTTAAAACCAATCATACTATCAATGAATTTGACGGATATTATCAAAATTTACAAGCACGAATAAAAGACCAAAAATACAGCAATCGAGATTATGCGCACAACAATAAAATAGACATTACCATTGTAGTAGATATGTTGCTTACTGGCTTTGATTCGAAGTTTTTGAATACGCTGTATGTAGATAAAAACTTAAAGTACCACGGATTAATTCAAGCATTTTCCCGTACCAATCGTGTATTGAACGACACCAAGCCATACGGCAATATTCTAGATTTCCGTTCGCAACAAGAACAAGTTAATCAGGCAATTGCGTTGTTCTCGGGCGAGAGCAAAGACAAGGCGTTTAAAATCTGGATGGTGGATCCTGCTCCAGTTGTCATTGAAGAATATAAAAAAGCTGTGGAAGCGTTGGGTACATTCTTGCAAGAAAACAACTTGACTTACGAGCCTGACGAAGTGTATAGCCTGAAAGGCGATAGTGCCAAAATTGCTTTTGTAAAAAACTTTAAAGAAGTACAACGACTGAAAACGCAATTAGACCAATATACCGATTTAGATGAAAAACAAAAAGAAGTTATTGAAAACATTTTGCCAACCGACCGTTTGCAATCGTTTAGAAGTTCGTATTTAGAAACAGCTAAACAGTTCAAAGCCATACAAGACAAAGAAGGCAATGATGCTCCTGAAGATGTACAACAATTGGATTTTGAGTTTGTGTTGTTTGCTTCTGCTGTAATTGATTATGATTACATCATGAATTTAGTTGCAGACAACTTGCAAATGAAACCGTCTAAACAAAAAATGACGAAACACGAAATCATTAGTTTGTTGAGTGCTACCGCTAATATGATGGAAGAGCAAGAAGACTTAACTGACTACATCAATAGTTTAGATTGGAACACTGGTCAAGATGTAGACAAATTACGCAAAGGTTATCAAGCTTTTAAAGATGAAAAGAGCGATAAAGTATTAACAAAAATAGCTATTGATCACGGAGTGCAAAAAAATGAATTAAAAGCATTTGTTTTAAACATCATGAGCCGATTGATTTTTGATGGTGAAAAATTGACCGATTTGTTAGAACCCTTAGAACTCAACTGGAAAGAGCGCAGTGTAAAAGAACAAGCGTTGATGACCGACCTCATACCATTATTAAAAAAACAAGCCCAAGGGCGAGAAATATCTGGACTTACGGCTTATGAATAA